The Trinickia acidisoli genome includes a window with the following:
- a CDS encoding GYD domain-containing protein translates to MATYVVLAQFTDQGIRTVKNSAQRATQAAEMAKSFGCEMKEIYWTLGAYDIVTIVEASDEQSFMSFGLALGSAGNVRTQTLRAFTKDEFAGLLGKLQ, encoded by the coding sequence ATGGCGACTTACGTGGTTCTTGCACAATTCACCGACCAGGGTATTCGTACGGTAAAAAACAGCGCACAGCGCGCCACCCAGGCGGCGGAGATGGCCAAGTCCTTTGGCTGCGAAATGAAGGAAATCTACTGGACATTGGGGGCCTATGACATCGTCACGATCGTGGAGGCTTCGGACGAACAAAGCTTCATGTCATTTGGTCTCGCACTCGGCTCTGCGGGGAATGTCCGCACGCAAACGCTCCGCGCATTCACGAAAGACGAATTCGCTGGTCTTCTCGGCAAGCTCCAATAA
- a CDS encoding nuclear transport factor 2 family protein, translated as MTHPNTELIQRFYEAFQRRDATAMVACYADDVVFSDPVFGELHGESARDMWRMLVQRAQAFSLTFADVDANEQTGRAQWVARYLFSQTGHTVVNRIEARFVFRDGRIVEHRDNFDLWRWARQALGPKGALLGWTPFVQRAIRAQASSSLAAYRAKRQ; from the coding sequence ATGACTCATCCCAACACCGAGTTGATTCAACGCTTCTACGAGGCCTTTCAGCGGCGCGACGCCACGGCGATGGTTGCCTGCTATGCCGACGACGTCGTCTTCAGCGATCCGGTGTTCGGTGAGCTGCACGGCGAGTCCGCACGCGATATGTGGCGCATGCTGGTGCAGCGTGCGCAGGCGTTTTCCTTGACGTTTGCCGACGTCGACGCGAACGAACAGACCGGGCGGGCGCAGTGGGTCGCGCGCTATCTGTTCAGTCAGACCGGCCACACGGTGGTGAATCGGATCGAGGCGCGCTTTGTGTTTCGTGACGGGCGCATTGTCGAGCATCGCGACAACTTCGATCTATGGCGCTGGGCGCGCCAAGCGCTCGGCCCGAAAGGGGCCTTGCTCGGCTGGACACCTTTCGTGCAACGCGCGATCCGAGCGCAAGCGAGTAGCAGTCTCGCGGCTTATCGGGCCAAGCGGCAGTAA